ACCCCGACGCTCCGACGGGCCTCATGCTCAAGGAGCGGCGCACCCCGGCTCTGACGCGCGTCTCGTACCATCGCGCAGCGAGCGCCGCCTCGCGGGCGACGGTGTCCGATCTCGACGAGGATGCGATCCGCGCGGCAGCACTGCTGCACCTCACAGGCATCACGCCCGCCCTGTCGGACTCGGCGCGGGCGCTCACCCTGCATGCCGCCCGGGTCGCGAGGGAGGCGGCCGTCCCCGTCTCCTTCGACCTCAACTATCGAAGTGCGCTGTGGTCGCGGCCGCGGGCGCGGGACTGCTTCCGCACGCTCATCCCGCTCGCGGACGTGGTGTTCGCCGGCGAGGACGAGGCTGCGCTCGCGCTCGACCGCTCGCCCGACGACGTTCCCTCCCTCGCGGAAGGTCTCGCGTCGATGGGTCCGAGCGAAGCCGTCATCAAGCGAGGTGCGAAAGGCGCGTTCGCCCGGGTCGACGGCCGCTCATTCGAGCAGGATGCCGTCCGCATCGATCCGATCGACACCGTGGGCGCGGGCGATGCCTTCGTCGCGGGATATCTCGCCGAGCGCCTCAACGGAGTGCCAGTCCCCGAGCGACTCGAGACCGCCGTCGCCGTAGCCGCCTTCGTGTGCCTGTCCGAGGCCGACTGGGAGGGATCACCACGTCGAGCGGAGCAGGCTCAGCTCACGCCCGAGGACCCCGTCGCGCGCTGACCGCTTCGCACGCCGAGGTGCTCGAACGGCAGCTCGGCCGCGTATCGGGCTAGGGATGCCGGTTCTCGCGCCGGCGCTCAGAACGTCTGGATTTTCCCGTTGCTCCTGCCGGAAAGCAAGGGCAAAGGCGAAACTCATGCCGTCTGTCCACTTGATGAAGTGGTGCAACGCGCACCCGGCAGTACCGATAGTCACAGCAAGGACTGAAGCAGTATGAGCACGACCACTCAGAACACCCGCGTCTCGCGTCTCTCGACCGAGACGAAGGCCGCCTTCAAGACCACCGAGTTCATCTCGTACGTCGTCATTCTCGTCGGGATGTTCATCGCGTCCGCTGTCGTCGACAGCAACGAGGACGGCCAGGGCTTCGGAGCCGAGCAGGTGTGGTTCTACACCACGCTCCTCACCATTGGATACATGGTGAGCCGCGGTCTGGCCAAGTCCGGAAGCCGCGAGTTCTACGACCGCGGCGACCGAGACGACCGTAACGCTCGCTCCTGACTCCGGGAGCAGGACAGGGTTCTCGACCCTGACCGTAGACAGCTCTACGAAGGCCCCCTGCGATGCGGGGGGCCTTCGCTGTGTCAGGAGCAGTCCTCGACGGCCGAAGCGCCGAAAGGCCGCTGCACGTGTCGAGCGTTCGCCCGGTCTACCAGACCGTGCCGCCGCCGATCGAGATACCGCCCCACGTGAGCGCGATGAAGATCGCGGCGAAGACGACGGGACCGATGCCCTTGCCGTTGCGGGCGAGTCCCTTCAGAAGTCCGATCACGGCCAGGACCGCCGCGATGACGGAAAGGGCGCCGCCCAGGATCAGGCCGATGAACAGCGGGATCGGCATGAGCACGAGGCCGGCGAGTGCGACCCAGAAGGCGGCCCAGGCAGTCGGATTGGAACGGCGTTCGACGGAGGAGGACATGCCTGCATTATCTCGTGCTCGCGCACGCAGACCGGTAACGGCCGCCGTTCAGGCCCGCGGCGTCGTCAGCGCGTCGTTGACGCGCGCCGCCGACGCTCAGCGGAGTTCAGTCGGTCGACTCCGCAGGGACCCGGATCGTGAGCCCACCGTGCACCGCCCATGTCCGCACGGCGGTCGCCTCGCCGAACTCGTCGCCGTCGAGCTCGATCTTCTCGGGCCGGTTGAGCACGAGGGTGAAGCGCTCGCCCTTGATGTAGTTGAGGGCGTCGACCTCTTTCGTGCGGAACTTGCGCCCGAGGCGCGTGCGGCTGAGGACGCCGTTCTCCCAGATGATCTTCGTCGCAATCTGCGCCCAGCTGAGGAATCCCTCGGGGCGGAGCAGCACGATGTCGAGCTTGCCGTCGTCGACCGAGGCCTCGGGCATGAGCAGCACGTTCGCCTGAAGCGCGCCGCAGTTGCCGATGATGACGGTGTGCGCGCGGATGGACCGCGTCGGGTGGGTGTCGAGCTTGTAGCGAAGGCGGAGCTGGTTCTTGTCGCGCAGTGCCAGCACGATCGCCTTGACGTACGCAAGCCAGCCGATCTTCGCCTTCAGCTCGTCGTCGGTGTTGGCGAGCATCTTGGCGTCGAGGCCGAGCCCCGCCATGACGAGGTACACGTGGCGGTCGACCTGCGAGTCGGCGCGACGGATCTCGATCACGCCGAGGTCGATCTGCCGGTCCTCGCCCGTGAAGGCCGAGTGGACCGAGTGCTCGAGATCGTCGAGCGTGAGCTTCAGGTTGCGCGCAAGCAGGTTCCCCGTTCCCGAGGGGAGCAGGGCGAGAGCGACGTCGTGCTCGTGCATGGCCTCGGCGACCGCGCGCACGGTCCCGTCTCCTCCGGCGACGATGATCATCGACACGTTCTCGGCGAGTGCCGCCTCGGTCGCGCCGCGTCCCGGGTCCTCGGCCGATGTCTCGAACCAGAGGGTCTCACCCCAGCCGGCGGCAGCCTGTTCCGCCTCGACGACGGTCTTGATGGCGGGGAGATCCACCTTGATCGGGTTGTAGACGACGGCTGCGACACGGGTGTCGGATGCGGGCGTCGTAGACGTGGCGGCGGCGGTGGGAGTCTGCGTGTCGGTCATGATGGATCTCTGTTCTCGGCGCGGGGCACTCGCAGCGCTTCACACGCCTGCACGAGGGGTTCTCCGGAGGCTAGCCCCTGCTCGGCTGAAGGCGCCCGCCCTTGACAAAGGGCCCCGAGGAACCACTGTCGCGCCGCAGCCGGATGACCGCCCGGCTTCGCGATGGCTGGGTCGGCGTCACAGGGCTCGGTCGGCCGGCGGGTGTACCATCAGGCCGACGGCACCAAGACCCCGCGCCCCGTCATCCATCGACAGACGGGCGGATATCCAGTGGGCCAGGCACTGCCGGGCGATGACCGCGACGCTTTCGTCGGAGCCATCAGACAGTTGACCGAGGCGGGGCACCCGGGCGCCGATCTCTGCGCGCCTTTCGTCGGAGCCGTCGGCGTGACAGGGGCGGCGATCTCCACTCTCGGCGCGCCCTTCGGGAGTCAGACCGTGTGCGCGAGCAGCCCCGTTGCCGCCCGCGTGGACGAGATCCAGATCGATCTCGGCGAAGGCCCCTGCTGGGAGGCGCTGCGAACACGCCGACCGGTGCTCCAGGCCGACCTCCGAGGCCACAGCGACGAGCGGTGGCCGGCGGCGAGCGTGGCGCTTCGGCAACTTGATCTCGGCTCGCTGTACGCCTTCCCCCTCTTCGTCGGTCGACTCGGGGTCGGCTCGGTCGACCTCTATGCGGATGTCCCGCGCGAGCTCTCCGAAGAAGATGTGAAGGACGTGACCGTCCTCGCCACGATCGCCGCGCGTCAGGTGCTGAGGCGCACTCTGGACGAGCTCGGCACGGTCGATGAGGGCGTGCCGGGGGGACCGTATTCGCGACGCGAGCTGCATCAGGCGTCGGGGATGGTC
This genomic interval from Microbacterium sp. 4R-513 contains the following:
- a CDS encoding sugar kinase, with the translated sequence MAERDPDAPTGLMLKERRTPALTRVSYHRAASAASRATVSDLDEDAIRAAALLHLTGITPALSDSARALTLHAARVAREAAVPVSFDLNYRSALWSRPRARDCFRTLIPLADVVFAGEDEAALALDRSPDDVPSLAEGLASMGPSEAVIKRGAKGAFARVDGRSFEQDAVRIDPIDTVGAGDAFVAGYLAERLNGVPVPERLETAVAVAAFVCLSEADWEGSPRRAEQAQLTPEDPVAR
- a CDS encoding diacylglycerol kinase family protein gives rise to the protein MTDTQTPTAAATSTTPASDTRVAAVVYNPIKVDLPAIKTVVEAEQAAAGWGETLWFETSAEDPGRGATEAALAENVSMIIVAGGDGTVRAVAEAMHEHDVALALLPSGTGNLLARNLKLTLDDLEHSVHSAFTGEDRQIDLGVIEIRRADSQVDRHVYLVMAGLGLDAKMLANTDDELKAKIGWLAYVKAIVLALRDKNQLRLRYKLDTHPTRSIRAHTVIIGNCGALQANVLLMPEASVDDGKLDIVLLRPEGFLSWAQIATKIIWENGVLSRTRLGRKFRTKEVDALNYIKGERFTLVLNRPEKIELDGDEFGEATAVRTWAVHGGLTIRVPAESTD
- a CDS encoding GAF and ANTAR domain-containing protein, with translation MGQALPGDDRDAFVGAIRQLTEAGHPGADLCAPFVGAVGVTGAAISTLGAPFGSQTVCASSPVAARVDEIQIDLGEGPCWEALRTRRPVLQADLRGHSDERWPAASVALRQLDLGSLYAFPLFVGRLGVGSVDLYADVPRELSEEDVKDVTVLATIAARQVLRRTLDELGTVDEGVPGGPYSRRELHQASGMVAAQLGVGVDDALVVLRGHAFASDRSVLEVAGDVVRRRLVFET